The Nesterenkonia xinjiangensis genome contains a region encoding:
- a CDS encoding universal stress protein: protein MNEDARHRRAIPYTRESRGLGVIVGFDASDQGTRALHYAAVEAHRRSLPLTVISAFTVPRAVAGYVDSAAEITGDSLARRGAEDMLDEAREHLRNYPGTVAYRVEHGDAAGVMIARSENAAFAVVGGRGRGGFVGRLLGSVSSALPAHAHCPTTVVNRRYDPGMIGGATRFTPRPDDRPVIVGVDGSRHGRVAALHAAEAAMARGTNLEVLLALPPIDSSVLWYSSRSAKDAGITDKELQGLQERLDGEARWLGSHFPGLSIEGVLEEGSAAHVMASATARAQLTVMGTRGRGGITSALLGSVSRSVLIEARGPVQVVPLLADARLENHEEFSPVL, encoded by the coding sequence ATGAACGAAGATGCTCGGCACCGAAGAGCCATCCCCTACACGCGCGAGTCCCGGGGTCTGGGAGTCATCGTCGGCTTCGACGCCTCGGACCAGGGAACTCGAGCCCTGCACTATGCCGCGGTCGAGGCCCACCGTCGCTCACTGCCCCTGACCGTGATCAGCGCCTTCACCGTGCCGCGCGCCGTCGCCGGCTATGTGGACTCGGCGGCGGAGATCACCGGCGATTCGCTGGCCCGCCGCGGCGCCGAAGACATGCTGGACGAGGCCCGCGAACACCTGCGGAACTACCCGGGGACGGTCGCGTACCGGGTGGAGCACGGAGATGCCGCAGGGGTGATGATCGCCCGATCGGAGAACGCGGCCTTCGCGGTCGTCGGCGGTCGCGGCCGCGGTGGATTCGTCGGCCGGCTGCTCGGATCCGTCTCCTCCGCGCTTCCCGCCCACGCACACTGCCCCACCACGGTGGTCAATCGCAGATACGACCCAGGGATGATCGGCGGCGCCACCCGGTTCACGCCTCGTCCTGACGACCGGCCCGTGATCGTCGGCGTCGACGGGTCCCGCCATGGGCGGGTGGCGGCCTTGCACGCCGCAGAGGCGGCCATGGCCCGCGGGACGAACCTGGAGGTGCTCCTGGCGCTGCCGCCCATCGACTCGTCGGTGCTCTGGTACTCCTCGCGCTCCGCGAAGGACGCCGGCATCACGGACAAAGAGCTGCAGGGGCTGCAGGAACGCCTCGACGGGGAAGCACGCTGGCTGGGCTCCCACTTCCCGGGGCTGAGCATCGAGGGAGTGCTCGAAGAAGGTTCGGCCGCACATGTGATGGCGTCGGCCACCGCACGCGCCCAGCTGACCGTGATGGGCACCCGAGGACGCGGAGGCATCACGAGCGCGCTGCTCGGATCGGTGTCCCGCAGCGTGCTCATTGAGGCCCGCGGGCCGGTGCAGGTGGTGCCGCTGCTCGCCGACGCACGACTGGAGAACCATGAGGAGTTCTCACCGGTGCTGTAG
- a CDS encoding SdpI family protein, translated as MIAWISAFLIPIVVGILMHPTITAKMGPNGVVGYRFGVIAANDDTWEAAHRASWPLLRACLLLAVVGSTVVLLIQLLGDDEYLGHVAALQACGFLVVGTIGGMIKATNAAQDCLAELESPSSSGAAD; from the coding sequence ATGATTGCCTGGATAAGTGCGTTCTTGATACCGATTGTCGTGGGAATCTTGATGCATCCGACAATCACCGCGAAGATGGGACCTAATGGAGTCGTTGGGTATCGCTTCGGCGTCATTGCGGCCAACGATGATACCTGGGAGGCAGCTCACCGGGCTTCCTGGCCCTTGTTGCGTGCTTGTCTGCTGTTGGCTGTCGTGGGTTCAACAGTAGTGCTTCTGATCCAGCTGCTGGGAGATGACGAATACCTGGGGCACGTCGCCGCGTTGCAAGCCTGCGGGTTCCTTGTCGTCGGAACGATCGGCGGAATGATCAAGGCGACTAATGCAGCTCAGGATTGTTTAGCGGAGCTGGAGTCCCCCTCTTCTTCAGGCGCGGCCGATTAG